TGTAGACCTTGCCCGAATCCATGGTGATGGATACCTGCCACTTGTTATCTATGGCACGGTCTAGCAATACCTCCAGGCGGTCGCCATCGCTTTTCACGACCTCGCGGTGTCGCTCCTCTGCGTCCATTCGTGGGTTGAGGATTTCAGGTGCGGCTAGTCCAAGTGCCAGCGATAGCAACCCGCTACCAGCAAAAGGGAAAGGCACATACCACCTCCACGATGCACCTAGCCATCCTCCTAGGTGCTCAATGTCGAACCACACTATTGCGCGAGTGAGAGTCCAAGCTGTCGCGATCAGGCCGACGCCAACTAGCGCGGACAAGAAAACCAATCGCTGGCCAGACTCCCTTTTGACGTACGGTCGCGTGTAATGCCAACGGCTGACGAACCAAAATCCCCCCAGTAAGGGGAGTAGCAGCACGTTGTATGGCATCGGCTAGGCTCGACTACGCCTTCACTTTGTGAGTCGGCGGCGTACGAGTCGTCGCGGGCGAACGCGCTTTGCTTTCGAAGCCTTGACAAGACGTCCCATTTGGGCAAGAGCGCCCCTGACTTGGGGGTCATCTAGATAGTACCCAGGCTCAACGTAGAGCACGCCTGAGCTCGTCAGGCGCACCCCAGGGTCGTGCTTGTGCTCTGAGGCTTTTCCTTTTGTCGAGCTCATTTTGTCAGAGCGCCATGTGGCCAGTTCTGGCGCTGGTTTCCCATAATTGAACGCTGCTTCCAGCGTTTCAGTGCCATGAATGTACTCCGCTCCTCGGTATCGGTTGCTCCCAAGCCCGAAGCAGGAGGATGGAGCCGCCAGTCTGGTGTTGGCAGCGCACTAGCGCCAACAGAACCTCCTGTACCGGGAATGCAGAAGCTGTGTCCCGCCCCTTTGGGAGGCAGAGGGGACGTCCGAGAATGAGGTCGTAGAGAGTTGGAAGCCTGAAAGGGATATGCCTACGTGACTGGGTCGCTACCGGGGAACGGGCCTCTCGTATCCGGCAAGTGGGTCCAGCAAGGTCACAGGGACTAGCGGGGCCAACGCCGCTAGTTGCTCCATCTCGGCTACGAAGCGGTTCGATACCAGACCACTCAGGGGCACCCTCAGAGGGCCGTTGAGAGCGATCTCGGCGGCCTTTTCTGGTTCCGGTCGGTCCTCCTGAGGACGTCACGGCGCGGGGGCTGCTGGCGTATTGCTGGTGCCCGGTGCCCCACTCGGGGGCCGGTGGAGGCGCGCTCGCAGCCACCCGCAGAGGCGGGAGCGAGCGATGGCAGGACTCCACAAGGACAAGCGGACGGGGATCTACACCGTCCAGTTCTACGACGCGGACCGGTCGCCCAAGAGGAAGCAGGTGTCGACGGGGACGCGCGACTTCCGGACGGCGAGGAGGCTCCACAGGCGGTGGGAGGCGGCGTACGCGGAGGGCCGTTACGACCCGTGGACCGACCCTCCCCCGGAGGCGACCGAGGCGCGGCTGGTCAGGACTGTGACGACCCCCACGCTGGCTGAGGCTCGCGACGCCTTCCTGCTCAGCAGGTCCCACCTCGCGTCGAACACGAGGCTGAACTACGAGCGGGTCACGCGCTGGTACGTCGAGCACGCGGGGGGCGATCGGCCCATCGCGACTGTCAACAGCGACTCGGTCACTACGTGGTTGAACACGCGCGATGTGCGGCCGGTATCGAAGGCGAACTACCTCCGGCACCTCCGGGCGTTCGTCCGGTTCTGCGTCGAGCGCGGCTGGGCGGCCTCGGACGTCACGGACGACGTGGGGTTGGAGCGAGTGCCACGCCAGTTCCCCAAGGCCCTCCGGCCCGACCAGGTCGAGGCCGTCGCCGCGTACGCCGAGCGTCACTGTCGGGACGGCGAGGAGCGGTCGGCCGCGTGGGCCGCCCAGTTCGTCCGCCTCGGGGCGGAGACGGCGATGAGGCGGAACGGGCTCCACCTGAGGTGGGACCACGTCGACCTGGAGCGCGGGCACCTCACGGTGGCCTGTACGGACGCGTTCACGTCGAAGTCCGGGGCCGAGCGCAGGATCCCGTTGTCGTCGCGGGCCGCCTCTGTGCTCGACGATCTCGGAGGCGGGCGGTCGTCGCCATCGGGGTTGGTCCTGGTCGCGGGGCGGGGGAGGGGCGTTCACCCCGGGACGTGCAGCAAGACGGTCAAGCGGTTCGCCGTGGCCGCGGGCGTCCCGGACCTCACGCCCCACGTCCTCAGGCACTCGTCCGTCACGTGGCTGATCGAGAGGGGCGTTCCCGTCCCGGTCGTCCAGCGCTTCGCGGGCCACGCCGACGTCGCGACGACGATGCTCTACTGCTCCGTCGCCGACGACGTCGCGGGGGACCGGATCCGGTCGGCGCTGGACGGGCCCGGTTGAGTTGTCCCTCTACGACCGAGGGCGTCTGAGGTCGTCGTGTTATTCGCCCTTCATGCCCGGACGGCAGCGATCTCTCCCCACCGCGTCGTGTAGCGCGGGCTCATCCGCTCCCTTCGCATCTCCCACTGCGGCGCCCCGGCCGCCCCGTCCCGCGCCTTTCTGAGCGCGCTCAGCGGTCCCATCGCCGCGAACGCGACGGCCCGCCGCCCGAACCGCCGGTTGCACGCGTCGACCGCGTCCATGAGCCGGCCCTGCGCCGCCGTCCACTCCGGCGTCCGCTCGTCGGCCCCGAACAGTGCGCCCTGCTCCGTCCCCACCGGCCGGAGTTCATTGAGGATCACGCCGGCCTTCCGGTACCTGTAGGTCCGGCCCTGCGCGTCGGCCGCGACGAACGCCTCGCCCAGCGCGAGCATCGCGGCCCGGATGAGGTCGGGCGTCCGGGCCGAGGCGACCGTCAGGTCGCGCTCGACCCAGCCCGTCCGGTGTGGCCCCTGGCCAAAGCCCTTCGTCGTGCAGAACGCGCCGACCCGGCCGGCCACGAGCCCCTCGCGCCGGAGCTTCTCCGCCGCCCGCGCCGCGTGCGTCGCCACGGCCTGGCGAACCACGTCGACGTCCTCGACCGGCTCGCCGAAGGAGCGGGAGCGGACCATCGTCTTCCGCTCGACCGGGCCGTCCCCGTCGCGGACGCACGCCGTCCCCCGGAGCTCGTGGACCGTCCTCAGGAGGACGACGTTGAACCGGCTCCGGATCACGGCGTCGGGCGCCCCGGCGAGCTTTGCCGCCGTCGAGAACCCGAGGTCGCGGAGCCGCTGACCCCACCGCCGCCCGACGCCCCACACGTCGCCGACGTCGAGCGAGGCCAGGAACGCCTCGCGGTCGGGGTGGCCCCAGAGGCAGACGACGGGCTCGCCGCCGGCCTTCAGGAGCGTCCGGGCGTACTCGCTCGCCGCCTTCGCGAGCGTCTTCGTCTCGGCCACGCTCACGCGGACGGGGACCCCTGTCCACCGGAGCACGCGGCGCCGGATCTCGCGGGCGGTCGCTTCCATGTGCTCGCGGAGCGCGTCGCCGGTCCGCCCGCCCGTCGGGAGGTGGACGAACGCCTCGTCAATGCTGTAGGGGACGACATGGGGCGAGACGGAGAGGAGCGTGTCCATGACCCGCCGGCTCATGTCCCCGTAGAGCGTGTAGTTCGAGCTGTAGACCCGCGCGCCCATGTCGGCCAGCTCGCGTCGGCACTTGAAGAACGGCTCGCCCATCCGGACCCCGGCGTCCTTCACCTCCTGGCTCCGGGCGATGACGCACCCGTCGTTGTTCGAGAGGACGGCGACGGGGAGGCCGTCGAGCGAGGGGTCGAAGACCCGCTCGCACGAGACGTAGAACGCGGAGCAGTCGACGAGGGCGACGAGCCGACGGAGCGGGACGACGGACGCTGGGGACACGAGGCGGGTCGGTGGAACTGGGAAAGAGGCTCCCCGCCCTGCCAACCCCCGTGTCACCGGCCCCGTCGGCGCCCGATGCGACGACCTCACAGTCGCCCCCTCAGCCCTCCAGCCCGAACCGGTTGGGGTACACGACGAGCTCGCTCCCGAAGCCGTGCCGCCCCACGAGGTCCGGCCGGCCGTCCTCGTCGAGGTCGGCCGCGAGGACGACGACGAGCGGCGCGACGAACGGGCCCCCAGGGAGCTCCCGCCCCTCGTACGCCGGCGGCGCCCCGCGCCCCGCCGTGTTCACGAGGAGCGCCGCGACCCCGATCCCGGTCACCACGACGTCGACGTCGCCGTCCCCGTCGAAGTCCGCCGCGGCCAGACCGTTGACCTCGGCCGAGGGGTCGTCCGAGACCGCGAGCACGGTCGACGTGAACTGGCCGGACCCGTCATTGACGAGCGCGGCGACCTCGGGCGGCCTCGGCGTCGGGGCTTCGGGCGCGACGACGAGGTCGGTGTCCCCGTCGCCGTCGAGGTCCGCCGCCGCCATCGACAGCGAGGCGGTCGAGGGCACGAGGGCGGGCACGACGCGCTGGCTCGCGACCCGGAGAGGGGCCCCGGCCCCGAACGTCGCGAGCGTCAGCCCGGCCGCCGACCCGTGGACGACGTCGTCGCGCCCGTCCCCGTCGAAGTCGGCCACGGCCAGCCCACGTACGCTGTACTCGCCGTGCTCGGTGGCCGGGCGGAGCCGGACGCGCGTGGGCCCGACGGTGGCCGGGCGGGACCCGACACGCGCGGGCCCGACCTCGCCGGTATCGAAGGCGTCGGCCGCCCCGAAGTACCGGGCTGAAACGACCTCGGGCCGCCCGTCGCCGTCGAGGTCGCCCACGGCGACGAGGCCGACCGGGTCGGCCCCCCCGAGCACGTCGACCCGCCAGCTC
This sequence is a window from Rubrivirga marina. Protein-coding genes within it:
- a CDS encoding Y-family DNA polymerase translates to MSPASVVPLRRLVALVDCSAFYVSCERVFDPSLDGLPVAVLSNNDGCVIARSQEVKDAGVRMGEPFFKCRRELADMGARVYSSNYTLYGDMSRRVMDTLLSVSPHVVPYSIDEAFVHLPTGGRTGDALREHMEATAREIRRRVLRWTGVPVRVSVAETKTLAKAASEYARTLLKAGGEPVVCLWGHPDREAFLASLDVGDVWGVGRRWGQRLRDLGFSTAAKLAGAPDAVIRSRFNVVLLRTVHELRGTACVRDGDGPVERKTMVRSRSFGEPVEDVDVVRQAVATHAARAAEKLRREGLVAGRVGAFCTTKGFGQGPHRTGWVERDLTVASARTPDLIRAAMLALGEAFVAADAQGRTYRYRKAGVILNELRPVGTEQGALFGADERTPEWTAAQGRLMDAVDACNRRFGRRAVAFAAMGPLSALRKARDGAAGAPQWEMRRERMSPRYTTRWGEIAAVRA
- a CDS encoding tyrosine-type recombinase/integrase, producing MAGLHKDKRTGIYTVQFYDADRSPKRKQVSTGTRDFRTARRLHRRWEAAYAEGRYDPWTDPPPEATEARLVRTVTTPTLAEARDAFLLSRSHLASNTRLNYERVTRWYVEHAGGDRPIATVNSDSVTTWLNTRDVRPVSKANYLRHLRAFVRFCVERGWAASDVTDDVGLERVPRQFPKALRPDQVEAVAAYAERHCRDGEERSAAWAAQFVRLGAETAMRRNGLHLRWDHVDLERGHLTVACTDAFTSKSGAERRIPLSSRAASVLDDLGGGRSSPSGLVLVAGRGRGVHPGTCSKTVKRFAVAAGVPDLTPHVLRHSSVTWLIERGVPVPVVQRFAGHADVATTMLYCSVADDVAGDRIRSALDGPG
- a CDS encoding FG-GAP repeat domain-containing protein, which encodes MTRPLASALAALAALSACDTGGPSDPPPEISFGPAVAVGVDGVPRPGPAVGDVDGDGRADLVVATPQTPSGESLPTLYAALADAGPDALSFRVLPSTASNRDACCWVSAALADLDGDGDPDAVVAGGGSAGAVDLLSNDGSGRFALAESWRVDVLGGADPVGLVAVGDLDGDGRPEVVSARYFGAADAFDTGEVGPARVGSRPATVGPTRVRLRPATEHGEYSVRGLAVADFDGDGRDDVVHGSAAGLTLATFGAGAPLRVASQRVVPALVPSTASLSMAAADLDGDGDTDLVVAPEAPTPRPPEVAALVNDGSGQFTSTVLAVSDDPSAEVNGLAAADFDGDGDVDVVVTGIGVAALLVNTAGRGAPPAYEGRELPGGPFVAPLVVVLAADLDEDGRPDLVGRHGFGSELVVYPNRFGLEG